In Bythopirellula goksoeyrii, a single window of DNA contains:
- a CDS encoding PEP-CTERM sorting domain-containing protein, with product MQYDPRHLAATRTTPQVSATWQSIRMFSVALCLVCLNLSNTFADWKDDIGYTQLWSMVGSSLPNGNGVPISIVEAGSGTPSKYFPDTTNDDFQADDDPLTSSVNFIDGSGMQSNGISNHATNSVSRPFIGNTSSVAPGANEVTVYEANHYLSSILRATGGAAPVSQPYRVQNFSWIGSYENDSHDTSALRRFDFVIERDNITAMVGLNNGITSMPRLFAQSYNSIAVGRSDGQHSTGLTDFSNYGPGRSKPDIVAPRGTTSASTATMSSVATFLHSAVAGTDAAKSETMKAILMAGAIKDSPHFTSTWTHTPTQPLDDIFGAGEVNAYNSYLITQGGRFTGDAEVPTPVASHGWDYQTITGGSGNELEYLFSVPVGSTATELSILLDWNIDIPSGFNSQTLANFSLDLKDSSGQSIQTSNSAVDNVEHLYLTNLGPGEYTLSVASNMTHDFGLAWRTSTLFDFASADFDDDGDVDGRDFLTWQRGYGKLLGAAHSEGDADGDGDVDADDIMVFHAQYGSPPELASALIFAVPEPSTLVLVTGGLFAFLLRRRR from the coding sequence ATGCAATACGACCCCAGACATCTGGCGGCTACGCGGACGACTCCTCAGGTATCTGCTACCTGGCAATCGATTCGCATGTTCTCTGTTGCGCTGTGCCTGGTTTGCCTGAATCTCAGCAATACTTTCGCCGACTGGAAAGACGACATCGGCTATACGCAGCTTTGGAGTATGGTCGGCTCATCACTGCCCAACGGCAATGGGGTTCCAATTTCAATTGTCGAAGCCGGAAGTGGGACGCCTTCAAAATACTTTCCGGACACGACCAACGATGATTTTCAGGCAGATGACGATCCTTTAACTTCTTCAGTCAACTTTATCGATGGCTCTGGGATGCAAAGTAACGGCATCTCGAATCATGCGACAAATTCAGTATCAAGGCCTTTTATCGGAAATACTTCAAGCGTCGCTCCAGGTGCCAATGAAGTTACTGTTTATGAAGCAAACCACTACCTCAGCAGTATTCTACGCGCGACTGGAGGAGCGGCTCCCGTATCTCAACCCTATCGCGTCCAGAATTTCAGTTGGATCGGCTCCTACGAAAATGATTCGCATGACACGAGTGCGTTGCGACGGTTTGATTTTGTGATCGAGCGAGACAACATCACTGCGATGGTTGGTTTGAATAACGGCATTACTTCTATGCCTCGGTTGTTCGCTCAGAGTTACAACTCCATTGCCGTTGGCCGTTCGGACGGCCAGCACAGCACGGGGCTTACGGATTTTTCGAATTACGGCCCGGGGCGTAGCAAGCCAGACATTGTCGCGCCACGCGGCACGACGAGTGCCTCGACCGCTACCATGAGTTCTGTAGCGACCTTTCTGCATAGTGCCGTTGCAGGTACGGATGCGGCAAAGAGTGAAACCATGAAGGCGATACTCATGGCGGGGGCAATCAAGGACAGTCCACATTTTACCTCAACTTGGACGCACACTCCTACGCAACCTTTGGACGACATTTTCGGTGCTGGCGAAGTGAACGCCTACAACAGCTATCTGATAACGCAAGGAGGACGGTTTACAGGCGATGCCGAAGTCCCAACTCCTGTGGCATCCCATGGTTGGGACTATCAGACGATCACCGGCGGCAGCGGAAACGAGCTCGAGTACTTGTTCTCAGTCCCCGTCGGAAGTACCGCGACCGAACTTTCGATCTTACTTGATTGGAATATTGATATTCCGTCTGGATTTAACAGTCAAACTCTCGCTAACTTTAGCTTAGATCTCAAGGATTCCTCCGGACAAAGCATTCAGACCAGCAATAGTGCTGTCGACAACGTGGAGCACCTCTACCTGACAAATCTCGGACCAGGTGAATACACGCTCTCCGTGGCTAGCAATATGACCCACGACTTTGGCTTGGCATGGCGAACGTCAACTCTCTTCGATTTCGCCTCGGCGGATTTCGATGACGATGGGGACGTCGATGGCCGTGATTTTCTAACCTGGCAACGAGGCTATGGCAAACTGCTGGGGGCCGCCCATTCCGAAGGAGACGCCGACGGCGATGGCGACGTGGATGCCGACGACATCATGGTCTTCCATGCCCAATACGGCTCGCCGCCCGAATTAGCCTCTGCTTTGATATTCGCAGTGCCTGAGCCGAGTACCTTGGTACTGGTAACCGGTGGCCTGTTCGCGTTTCTGCTTCGGCGTCGACGATAA
- a CDS encoding DUF1559 family PulG-like putative transporter, giving the protein MYSVKSPRIHRPFASTLRSGFTLVELLVVIAIIGVLISLILPAVQAARESARRVQCTNNLRQLALATSNYESATGKLPPSGDVVLEPRVYAGVDYESYRQREGKQFSWAVMLLPYIEQQQLYNQFDFDKSVFEQTTEPQSQFLQQLACPSDEAHGRMFQEETFTLGKRFAKGNYAAFCTPFHTDLQMVFPGALVARGQAMRKISDGSSNALLFAEVRTRDHEQDERGVWALPWTAASLLAFDMHHDTARRFDDPFVAYNRYADQTQLPNTLGPNSDMLQICPDLAGSQLDGMPCLDSNSYHYLSAPARSLHPGGVDSAYVDGRVEFLSDDIDEYVMAYLISINDGHTPGTSVPTATSAASSSN; this is encoded by the coding sequence ATGTACTCGGTCAAATCGCCTCGCATACATCGCCCCTTTGCCAGCACCTTGAGGAGCGGTTTTACGCTCGTCGAGCTACTGGTAGTGATCGCGATCATTGGGGTATTGATCTCTCTCATATTGCCCGCCGTACAGGCGGCCCGCGAGTCGGCTCGGCGCGTACAATGCACGAACAACTTGCGGCAACTTGCGCTAGCCACCAGCAACTATGAAAGTGCCACCGGCAAGTTGCCTCCCTCGGGCGATGTCGTGCTCGAACCAAGAGTCTATGCGGGTGTCGACTACGAGTCTTACCGCCAACGAGAAGGAAAGCAGTTTAGTTGGGCCGTCATGCTCCTGCCGTATATTGAGCAACAGCAGTTATACAATCAATTTGATTTCGACAAGTCGGTTTTCGAGCAAACTACCGAGCCGCAATCGCAGTTTCTGCAGCAACTCGCCTGCCCCAGTGACGAGGCACACGGACGCATGTTTCAAGAAGAAACATTTACTCTCGGCAAACGGTTTGCCAAGGGAAACTACGCCGCGTTCTGCACACCCTTTCACACCGACTTGCAGATGGTCTTTCCCGGGGCACTGGTTGCACGAGGTCAAGCCATGAGAAAGATCAGCGATGGTTCGAGCAACGCACTGCTCTTTGCTGAAGTCAGAACTCGAGATCATGAGCAAGACGAACGAGGGGTATGGGCATTGCCTTGGACGGCAGCTAGTTTATTGGCATTTGACATGCACCACGATACGGCAAGGCGATTCGACGATCCGTTCGTTGCCTACAATCGATATGCCGATCAGACTCAGTTACCCAATACGCTTGGTCCCAACAGTGATATGTTGCAGATTTGCCCCGATCTAGCGGGATCCCAGCTAGACGGTATGCCCTGCCTTGATTCTAATAGCTACCACTACCTCTCCGCGCCAGCACGCAGCTTACATCCTGGCGGGGTAGATAGTGCGTATGTCGACGGTCGAGTTGAGTTCCTTTCAGATGACATCGATGAGTATGTGATGGCCTATCTAATAAGCATCAACGATGGACATACTCCTGGGACCTCCGTTCCAACGGCTACTTCTGCAGCTTCCTCCTCTAACTGA
- a CDS encoding FKBP-type peptidyl-prolyl cis-trans isomerase, which produces MFRSLALKTIVIAASLSTTACLESTAQEGLPSGDQKDNSTAPTYSYAIGLEIGTSFLADGVELDVDSLVAGIKDGLAKAKPKYDEETLVQALRQLSLARAGAMIDQNKKFLEENKKAEGVTVLPSGLQYKVLKSGEGATPTENDTVRTHYEGKLVDGTVFDSSYERNEPAEFPVTGVIGGWTEALQLMKVGDKWQLFIPSNLAYGEAGASGVIPPHATLIFDIELLDVVE; this is translated from the coding sequence ATGTTCCGTTCACTTGCATTGAAAACTATCGTAATCGCCGCAAGTCTGTCGACGACTGCTTGCCTCGAATCAACAGCCCAAGAAGGCCTTCCCAGTGGCGATCAGAAAGACAATTCAACGGCTCCCACGTATAGCTATGCCATTGGGCTGGAGATCGGCACAAGCTTCCTGGCCGATGGGGTTGAGCTGGATGTTGACAGTCTGGTAGCCGGCATCAAGGATGGGCTCGCCAAAGCGAAACCCAAGTACGATGAGGAAACTTTGGTACAAGCACTTCGTCAACTATCTCTAGCCCGAGCAGGAGCGATGATCGATCAAAACAAGAAATTTCTCGAAGAAAACAAGAAGGCCGAAGGGGTAACCGTACTTCCTAGTGGACTTCAGTATAAAGTCCTCAAGTCAGGGGAGGGAGCGACACCCACAGAGAATGACACGGTTCGCACCCATTATGAAGGCAAGCTCGTGGACGGCACCGTATTCGATAGTTCCTACGAGCGGAATGAGCCTGCTGAGTTCCCCGTCACAGGTGTCATTGGTGGGTGGACAGAAGCGCTTCAGCTGATGAAGGTGGGCGACAAATGGCAACTGTTCATCCCCAGCAATTTGGCCTATGGCGAAGCTGGTGCCAGCGGAGTTATTCCACCGCATGCAACCCTCATTTTTGACATTGAGCTACTGGATGTCGTGGAGTGA
- a CDS encoding DUF481 domain-containing protein has protein sequence MLPQAPDSFCAKSLLTPWLAAMSYLRITGIPILFGMIFASMAFCCASKISAAGDTNGPGVLPPPSTNLKFPNPTEFPETLLPPPTTTATEEFAGEEIEGITPSEDLLAPIPIYHWYEAGYWFGPTPWDIGMEFGLNGSEGANQTQSVTVGGHWKRKTKTWKSNTKIAYNRNSANRIETQNNALLDTRIDRQFEETPWSMFALNQLLYDEFQAYDLRVSLNSGVGYQWFDTEIFDLETRFGAGTSREFGGPDNRWTREALFGMETEYSISATQRLTAKADYFPEFEHFGQYRVVTDAGWEIDLDRPANVSLKFSVNDRYDSTPNGVDPNLLNYSALLIWGL, from the coding sequence ATGCTCCCCCAAGCACCCGATTCTTTCTGTGCCAAGAGTCTGCTGACTCCTTGGCTGGCGGCCATGTCGTACCTACGTATTACCGGAATCCCGATCCTGTTCGGGATGATATTCGCAAGCATGGCTTTCTGCTGCGCCTCAAAGATTAGTGCGGCGGGCGATACTAATGGCCCCGGAGTGTTGCCTCCACCAAGTACCAACTTGAAATTCCCCAACCCAACCGAATTTCCAGAGACTTTACTTCCCCCGCCTACGACAACGGCTACCGAAGAATTTGCCGGGGAAGAGATTGAAGGAATCACTCCCTCTGAAGACTTGTTGGCTCCTATTCCCATTTACCATTGGTACGAGGCCGGGTATTGGTTTGGTCCTACGCCATGGGATATCGGGATGGAATTTGGACTCAATGGCAGTGAGGGTGCGAATCAAACACAGAGCGTGACGGTTGGAGGCCATTGGAAGCGCAAAACAAAAACGTGGAAATCCAACACCAAGATTGCCTACAACCGCAATTCTGCAAACCGCATCGAGACCCAGAACAACGCGCTTTTGGATACCCGCATCGACCGCCAGTTCGAAGAAACCCCTTGGTCCATGTTTGCATTGAACCAGTTACTCTACGACGAATTCCAGGCTTACGACCTACGCGTGTCTCTCAACTCGGGTGTGGGATATCAATGGTTCGATACGGAGATCTTTGACTTGGAAACTCGTTTTGGTGCCGGTACTTCAAGAGAATTTGGTGGGCCAGACAACCGATGGACAAGGGAAGCCTTGTTTGGGATGGAAACCGAATACTCGATCAGCGCCACGCAACGACTTACAGCGAAAGCTGACTACTTCCCTGAATTCGAGCATTTCGGTCAATATCGTGTCGTTACGGATGCCGGCTGGGAGATTGATCTCGATCGACCTGCCAACGTGAGCCTGAAGTTCTCTGTGAACGACCGTTACGACAGTACTCCCAACGGCGTGGATCCCAACTTGCTCAATTACTCTGCCCTCTTGATCTGGGGCCTGTGA
- a CDS encoding YiiD C-terminal domain-containing protein, translating into MTDPLIDNLQQTLHREMPITKAMGITVHDWDGQRLAMQMPLEPNRNHQYSAFAGSLNALCTAVGWGTVVMLLESQGLTGNVVIRRGKIRYLRPVRTPLFIAKGLPIDPEELEYFYALQRSKGKTKIDISATIADDAGPYVSFTGAYVVQE; encoded by the coding sequence ATGACCGACCCACTGATCGACAATCTTCAGCAGACGCTGCATCGAGAGATGCCCATTACTAAGGCGATGGGCATCACTGTCCATGACTGGGATGGCCAGCGGCTCGCTATGCAAATGCCGCTCGAACCCAATCGCAATCATCAGTATTCCGCTTTTGCCGGCAGTCTCAATGCCCTCTGCACGGCGGTCGGCTGGGGCACGGTCGTCATGCTGCTAGAGTCCCAGGGCCTTACCGGAAATGTCGTCATCCGTCGGGGGAAGATCCGGTATCTGCGGCCGGTCCGTACTCCCTTGTTTATTGCCAAAGGACTTCCGATTGACCCTGAGGAGTTGGAGTACTTCTACGCACTGCAGCGATCTAAAGGAAAAACTAAGATCGATATTTCGGCCACGATCGCCGACGACGCAGGACCCTACGTTTCGTTCACTGGGGCATACGTCGTACAAGAATAA
- a CDS encoding Hsp20/alpha crystallin family protein, which produces MSQQCMTPKNRLREFLPSNLSEFDSFLNQVLGPNGLRAGQTPAGLWEDDGSYHIELDVPGVTRENVEITLDKGTLSISAERKHEESEATRKGWREERFYGKVTRAFSLPDTIDSESVSAELTDGVLRVTIAKSPAAQPKKIDVK; this is translated from the coding sequence ATGTCCCAACAATGCATGACTCCCAAGAATCGACTGCGAGAGTTCTTACCCTCGAATTTGTCTGAGTTTGATTCTTTCCTGAACCAGGTTCTGGGGCCGAACGGTTTGCGGGCTGGTCAGACTCCGGCTGGCCTGTGGGAAGATGATGGCTCTTACCACATCGAGCTCGACGTCCCTGGCGTGACTCGTGAGAACGTAGAGATCACCCTCGACAAGGGTACGCTTTCGATCAGTGCGGAGCGCAAGCACGAGGAAAGCGAAGCCACTCGTAAAGGTTGGCGAGAAGAGCGATTTTATGGGAAGGTGACTCGCGCATTTAGTCTTCCCGACACGATCGACAGCGAAAGTGTCAGCGCCGAGTTGACCGACGGTGTCCTGCGGGTGACGATTGCTAAGTCGCCAGCGGCACAACCCAAGAAGATCGACGTGAAGTAA
- a CDS encoding lysophospholipid acyltransferase family protein has protein sequence MQSLQYTNGEYRTPSRKISWLARKFPSLAFHARFVIIVFRSSWQAMRGKYDDAAWSDSSLDVLRALEAVGVRFEISGINYLRDVKGPCMVIGNHQSSLETMILPCIVQPIKKVTFVVKKSLLNYPVFRHVMRSRDPIAVTQSDPRQDLKSMLEGGLDRLRRGISLIVFPEGERSTVFNAQRFNTIGVKLASRAGVPIVPVALDTAAWGRGKPFADFGCIDPSRKVRFAFGPAIKVTGRGAVEQEAIVQFLQHHLEEWSDESGELIENEPVS, from the coding sequence ATGCAATCCCTGCAATACACCAATGGCGAGTACCGTACGCCATCTCGAAAAATCTCGTGGTTGGCGCGCAAGTTTCCTTCACTCGCATTTCACGCTCGCTTCGTGATCATTGTGTTTCGCTCGAGCTGGCAGGCAATGCGCGGGAAGTATGACGACGCGGCCTGGAGTGATAGTAGCCTCGATGTGCTGCGAGCCCTTGAAGCAGTTGGAGTGCGTTTCGAGATAAGTGGCATCAACTATCTCCGTGATGTTAAAGGGCCCTGCATGGTGATTGGCAATCACCAGAGTTCTCTGGAGACAATGATTCTCCCTTGCATTGTGCAGCCCATTAAGAAAGTGACCTTTGTTGTAAAAAAAAGCCTTCTCAATTATCCAGTCTTTCGTCATGTAATGCGCTCACGCGATCCCATCGCCGTGACTCAATCCGATCCGCGACAGGACTTGAAATCAATGCTAGAGGGTGGACTGGATAGACTCAGGCGCGGCATCTCTCTGATTGTGTTCCCAGAAGGAGAACGGTCTACCGTCTTTAACGCCCAGCGATTTAACACCATAGGCGTCAAGCTCGCGAGTCGTGCCGGTGTACCGATTGTACCTGTCGCCCTCGACACCGCTGCCTGGGGCCGGGGCAAACCGTTCGCCGATTTCGGATGCATCGATCCATCGCGCAAAGTACGCTTTGCCTTTGGCCCCGCTATCAAAGTCACCGGACGCGGGGCGGTGGAGCAAGAGGCAATTGTTCAGTTTCTGCAGCATCATCTGGAGGAGTGGAGTGATGAGAGTGGAGAATTGATTGAAAACGAACCGGTTTCATGA
- a CDS encoding dienelactone hydrolase family protein, with product MSIRFAFTLLLLFLANLVHADIQTKTITYQDGDVECHGYLAWDDAVEGKRPGVLVVHEWWGLNDYSRSRTEQLAELGYLAFAADIYGEGRTTEHPADAGKMAGEVRANVDQWRKRAQAALDVLKSQPQCDTSKLAAIGYCFGGATALQLAYSGADLDAVVTFHGALPAATLEEAKQIQAELLINHGADDTFVDADAVAKFKKVLDDAGVVYEFIAYPGAVHSFTVPSADTVGMPGIKYNKEADEKSWQAMRELFERKLGK from the coding sequence ATGTCAATTCGCTTCGCTTTCACTCTATTGCTCTTGTTCCTTGCCAATCTTGTTCACGCCGATATCCAGACAAAAACCATCACTTACCAGGACGGCGACGTCGAGTGCCACGGTTACTTGGCCTGGGATGACGCTGTCGAAGGGAAACGACCTGGCGTACTCGTCGTTCATGAATGGTGGGGACTCAACGATTACTCCCGCTCGCGGACCGAGCAGCTCGCCGAGCTTGGCTACCTTGCTTTTGCCGCGGACATTTATGGAGAGGGAAGAACCACCGAGCATCCAGCCGATGCTGGCAAGATGGCTGGAGAAGTCCGCGCCAATGTTGACCAGTGGAGAAAGCGTGCTCAGGCTGCGCTTGACGTGCTGAAATCTCAGCCCCAGTGCGATACCTCAAAACTAGCCGCGATAGGCTACTGCTTTGGCGGTGCGACCGCTTTGCAACTCGCATATTCCGGTGCAGACCTCGATGCCGTGGTCACGTTTCATGGGGCCCTCCCAGCGGCAACTCTTGAGGAAGCGAAGCAAATCCAGGCAGAACTGCTCATCAACCATGGAGCAGATGATACCTTTGTTGATGCGGACGCAGTGGCGAAATTCAAAAAGGTGTTAGACGATGCCGGGGTTGTCTATGAATTCATCGCCTACCCCGGTGCGGTCCATAGCTTCACGGTTCCCAGCGCTGATACCGTGGGAATGCCGGGGATCAAGTACAATAAAGAAGCCGACGAAAAATCGTGGCAGGCCATGCGTGAGCTATTTGAGAGGAAGCTAGGAAAATAG
- a CDS encoding ABC transporter ATP-binding protein, translated as MFDSIVHVLDTGSMSTSIPPQLETVFSARGITKVYHMGEVDVHALRGVDLDLYSGEFVVLLGPSGSGKSTLLNILGGLDSPSEGTITYRDKQLTSFDDAELTSYRREHVGFVFQFYNLIPSLTARENVALITEISRDPMDPVDALKMVNLNERIDHFPAQMSGGEQQRVAIARAVAKRPAVLLCDEPTGALDVETGILVLDAIQRINEELGTTTAVITHNAVIADMADRVIHLSGGHITGIEENSRKKSAHELTW; from the coding sequence TTGTTTGACTCTATTGTACATGTTCTCGATACTGGCAGCATGTCGACAAGCATCCCACCACAATTGGAAACAGTCTTCAGTGCCCGTGGTATCACGAAGGTGTATCACATGGGTGAAGTCGATGTGCATGCGCTTCGCGGGGTAGACCTTGATCTTTACAGTGGAGAGTTCGTCGTACTGCTGGGTCCCTCGGGAAGTGGTAAGAGCACTCTGCTGAACATTCTGGGCGGACTCGACTCGCCTAGCGAAGGAACCATCACTTATCGCGACAAACAGCTCACCAGTTTTGACGATGCGGAGCTGACCAGCTATCGCCGGGAACATGTGGGATTTGTGTTTCAATTTTACAACTTGATTCCCAGCCTCACGGCTCGCGAAAATGTGGCGCTCATTACCGAAATATCTCGAGACCCCATGGATCCTGTCGACGCTCTGAAGATGGTCAATCTCAACGAGCGGATCGATCACTTTCCCGCGCAGATGTCCGGTGGCGAGCAGCAACGCGTGGCCATCGCTCGAGCAGTGGCCAAACGGCCGGCAGTCCTCTTGTGCGATGAACCAACCGGGGCGCTCGATGTGGAAACAGGCATTCTGGTCCTCGATGCCATTCAGCGCATCAACGAAGAACTGGGCACGACCACTGCGGTCATCACCCATAATGCGGTAATCGCCGACATGGCCGACCGCGTGATTCACCTCTCCGGCGGGCACATCACGGGGATCGAGGAGAACTCAAGGAAGAAATCTGCTCACGAATTAACGTGGTAA